The following nucleotide sequence is from Gordonia jinghuaiqii.
ACAGATGGCCGTCGCACCGGCACCGGCAACGATCAGCACGGTCACGATCGGTCCGATCTGGGTGATGGTGCCCAGCGCGGCTCCGGCTCCCGACAGATCCTGGGCGCCGATCTCACGCAGGAGGATGTTCAGGGTGAAGCTGACGAGCACCGTGAACGGGATGGCGACGAGCAACGTCGGCACCATCGACACCCGGGCGATCGCCCACGACTGTTCCACCGTCTCCCGCCACTGGAACGGGCGGTGGAACAACTCACGCGCCGACTCGACGCCGAGCGCAACGAAATCCCCGATCCCACTGAGAGGCGTTGACAACTTGCTCAGCACCAGCGCTCCCCCTTCACCCTCGCACCATCGCGAAACCTATCACGCACGAACCAGACGAAATGGTCAGTTGACCAGAGCGCTTGCGGAGAATGTGCGACCCGGATCGCGCTCGGCGAAATAGCCCGTGAGGGTCTTCGCGAGATCCTCGTCGGTCCATGCATCACCGTCGGCGGCGAACACCTCGTCGACGGTCGGGGCGGCCATCAGGGTGACCTTGGGGCCGTAGACGACGAACACCTGACCGGTGACGGCGTCGGACTCGGGACCGGCGAGATAGGTGACCAGCCGGACCACATGTTCGGGATCGAGCGGATCGACGCCGTCGGCCGGCGCATCGCCGAAGACGTCGGCGGTCATCGCGGTCCGCGCTCGTGGGCAGATCGCGTTGGCGCGCACGCCATACCGCTTGAGGGCGCGCGACGCGGACAGCGTCAGAGCGGTGATGCCGGCCTTGGCCGCACCGTAGTTGGCCTGCCCCTCGGGGCCGAGGAGCCCGGCCTCGGAGGAGGTGTTGATGATCCGGCCGTAGACGGGACCACCCGCGGCCTTCGACGCCGCGCGCCAGTGCGACGCCGCGTTGCGATTGAGCAGGAAATGGCCGCGCAGGTGCACGCGGACC
It contains:
- a CDS encoding 3-oxoacyl-ACP reductase is translated as MGYSLDGRVAVVTGAGAGLGRAEAIGLAAEGAAVVVNDLPAALDQSDVLDTIAAAGGRAVAVPGDISDSATASAILSTATEQLGSLDIVMSNAGVVRDKMLFNMTDDEWDLVVRVHLRGHFLLNRNAASHWRAASKAAGGPVYGRIINTSSEAGLLGPEGQANYGAAKAGITALTLSASRALKRYGVRANAICPRARTAMTADVFGDAPADGVDPLDPEHVVRLVTYLAGPESDAVTGQVFVVYGPKVTLMAAPTVDEVFAADGDAWTDEDLAKTLTGYFAERDPGRTFSASALVN